The Pyrus communis chromosome 5, drPyrComm1.1, whole genome shotgun sequence region CCAGGTTTTATTTTAGCTTAATTTTATATTTGCATGGCCGATTCGAGCTCTAATGGGGTAATTATTTGAGAATTGTAGAATTACCCATTACTTATTGAacttatttgatgcatttgcGAGCGAAATGAGTGTTATTTCTTTGgttaaagaaaattatattaattaccCATCTTTTTGTTTTAAGGTTTATCGGATATTTTGGCTAAAAGATTTGGTTTTTGCACTTTATTTTCTGTGAAAGCGTTGaattgtagttttttttcttccggTTTCTTTCTTCTGGAAAGCCACTTTGAAAGAGTTTTGATTTGTATTTTCTTGGTTTTTCATTTGTGTTGTGATGAGGTCTTGCTGTTGAATACATAATTTGAACAAGAAACCGAAGGAAACTAGGTTGTTTCGAGTCAATGGCGGGCGTGTTATCGATTTTATAAGTAGTTGGTTGAGTTTGAGGCTATAGTTGATTGAAACCTTGATGAAGCTGATTCTCACTGAAATGGGCATATGCCAGTATGTACTGATCCTCTATTGAGTTGTGTTGATTAAACCGTTGAATTCACCAGTCATATTTATTTGGCAGTGGCGGCACTGAGTGATGATCCGGTTCGTGAATGGATTCTCTCAGACGGAAATGCAACACAGATAACAAGAATTAGTCCTGTAGGGGGCGGCTGCATCAATCGTGCTAATCGTTACGACACTGATGCTGGTTCTTTCTTTGTGAAAACAAACAGGTTTGGCTACATTCTACTTTTGATGTttctaattttgaaattttcaacTGCATATGCTCTTTTAAAATCCTTATCTCCATTTCAAAGTCATAAATATGTTTAGTTAAATCATTGAATCAGGAGCATTGGGCCATCGATGTTTGAGGGAGAGGCTCTTGGTTTAGGTGCCATGTATGAAACTGGGTCAATTCGTGTCCCTAAGCCATTCAAGGTGCGGAAGTTTTAAAGTTGTTAATTTATCTTGTATTAGTAAAAGTGAACATGACCTCCATGGCAATGCTTGAAAACTTAGATAACCTGCTCTTATGTATTGCAGTTCGGGCCACTACCTACTGGTGGGTCTTACATCATTATGGAATTTATCGAATTTGGTTCATCTAGAGGTAACCAGGTGAGGATTGGTGAATTTTTCATGTACTTGATATAGGTGGCAACGACTTGTTATGAATTCTAATGGTATATTTGTATTCAGTCTATTCTAGGCAGGAAGCTTGCTGAAATGCATAAAGCTGGAAAATCTGAAaaaggttttggttttgaagttGACAACACTGTGGGCAGGTCGGCAGGCTTTCTAATCATGTGCAGTCACACGTGCTGATATCCGCACACAAAATTCTTGAGTTCGAGGATAAACACTTTTAATAAATGAGGTATATGAAACCAATTTTTCCTTGCAGCACTCCACAGATAAACACTTGGTCATCAGATTGGATTCAGTTCTATGGGGAGCATAGACTGGGTTATCAGTTGCAGCTGGCATTAGACCAGTACGGTGATAGTACTATATATGAAAAAGGTATATATTGTCTTC contains the following coding sequences:
- the LOC137735334 gene encoding protein-ribulosamine 3-kinase, chloroplastic isoform X1, whose product is MVAHVGLISLFSPCFPSPTRLPLLPSSKHRPFTTMAALSDDPVREWILSDGNATQITRISPVGGGCINRANRYDTDAGSFFVKTNRSIGPSMFEGEALGLGAMYETGSIRVPKPFKFGPLPTGGSYIIMEFIEFGSSRGNQSILGRKLAEMHKAGKSEKGFGFEVDNTVGSTPQINTWSSDWIQFYGEHRLGYQLQLALDQYGDSTIYEKGQRLIKSMGSLFDNIAIEPCLLHGDLWSGNISADKNGEPVILDPACYYGHNEAEFGMSWCAGFGGSFYGSYFEVMPKQPGFDKRKELYLLYHYLNHYNLFGSGYRSSSMSIIDDYLRMLKA
- the LOC137735334 gene encoding protein-ribulosamine 3-kinase, chloroplastic isoform X2 gives rise to the protein MAALSDDPVREWILSDGNATQITRISPVGGGCINRANRYDTDAGSFFVKTNRSIGPSMFEGEALGLGAMYETGSIRVPKPFKFGPLPTGGSYIIMEFIEFGSSRGNQSILGRKLAEMHKAGKSEKGFGFEVDNTVGSTPQINTWSSDWIQFYGEHRLGYQLQLALDQYGDSTIYEKGQRLIKSMGSLFDNIAIEPCLLHGDLWSGNISADKNGEPVILDPACYYGHNEAEFGMSWCAGFGGSFYGSYFEVMPKQPGFDKRKELYLLYHYLNHYNLFGSGYRSSSMSIIDDYLRMLKA